The following are encoded in a window of Sphaeramia orbicularis chromosome 20, fSphaOr1.1, whole genome shotgun sequence genomic DNA:
- the arhgap28 gene encoding rho GTPase-activating protein 28 isoform X5 translates to MLSSSPTTALPTSSAPPPTGQAVNSDPRQVTMETYWREVQSIEEERDGEEAEDEEEEEEERKSMDEVELEEVWLTEAGLSSLVTGSSSLEQEVLPSAEALLSTLTQQQVATVKRRLDNYNETLKKTNRQPIRDVRDIFTETDDESADRCPSPSSQSAESLPSRYHITTKTIRRSTQKVRATLPTFILEDQVPEHQSPPTDAHCPVETHSPSVSCFRRADWLLRDSPYSEGVAEHKKGGSCWDCHHFHGDDNSDLPFGPVSQCLTSLDDLSSADLTRIGFISHIELSTFLLTLGFQTKRTRPPRCRTRDSGVFGVPLKTLLENDRKKFPGVKVPIVFQKLLCVLEQTGLQTEGILRVPGSAARLKHLRKELDRCSGSGFDWSEVRQVDAAGLLKLFIRELPTALLTHTHLNTYRTLLGLSSLVHQVQALQLLTLLLPEEHRDTLRALLDFLCKVVSHQDQNRMSLWNVSMVMAPNLFAHRTHRNKRSCAKQQEMEEAVGGAHLVQLMIVHKDLLWTVPSFLLAQVRQMNQVSNQRQGGLARTKRRLLRRKNENHDRDQITELCAGVIRVHAPLHSKVSMAIQLDRQTRAKDVTARFWCEDR, encoded by the exons ATGTTGTCGTCGTCACCAACCACTGCCCTCCCCACCTCCTCAGCCCCTCCCCCAACCGGTCAGGCAGTAAACTCTGACCCGCGGCAGGTTACCATGGAGACCTACTGGAGGGAAGTACAGAGTATCGAAGAGGAGCGGGATGGGGAGGAAgcggaggatgaagaggaagaagaagaggagaggaagagtatGGACG AGgtagagctggaggaggtgtggctgacgGAGGCGGGGCTTTCCTCCCTGGTGACGGGCTCATCGTCACTGGAGCAGGAGGTTCTGCCATCAGCCGAGGCGCTGCTGTCCACCCTGACACAGCAACAGGTCGCCACGGTGAAGAGGAGGCTGGACAACTACAATGAGACGCTGAAGAAGACAAACAGGCAGCCAATCAGAGACGTGCGGGACATCTTCACTGAG ACTGATGACGAGTCAGCAGACAgatgcccctccccctcctctcaaAGTGCTGAGTCATTACCAAGTCGATACCACATTACGACAAAGACCATAAGAAGGAGTACACAAAAag TGCGAGCAACTCTTCCCACTTTCATCTTAGAGGATCAGGTTCCTGAACACCAGTCTCCACCCACAGATGCACACTGTCCAGTAGAAACACACTCTCCATCTGTAAGTTGCTTCAGACGAGCTGATTGGCTGCTGCGGGACTCTCCATACTCAGAGGGAGTGGCTGAACACAAAAAGGGCGGGAGCTGTTGGGACTGCCATCATTTCCATGGAGACGACAACAGTGACCTGCCA TTTGGACCTGTCTCCCAGTGTCTCACTTCATTGGATGACCTGTCGTCAGCTGACCTGACCCGGATCGGCTTCATCTCTCACATCGAACTCTCCACCTTCCTGCTCACGCTGGGTTTTCAGACCAAACGCACCCGACCCCCGCGATGCAGGACTCGAG ACAGTGGTGTGTTTGGTGTTCCTCTGAAGACGCTGCTGGAGAATGACAGGAAGAAGTTTCCAGGGGTCAAAGTTCCCATCGTCTTCCAGAAG ttgttgtgtgtTTTAGAGCAGACCGGTTTACAGACTGAAGGGATTCTCAGAGTACCAGGATCAGCTGCCAGACTAAAG CACCTGCGTAAAGAACTGGATCGGTGTTCTGGCTCTGGGTTCGACTGGTCTGAGGTCAGACAGGTGGATGCTGCAGGTCTGCTGAAACTCTTCATCAGGGAACTGCCCACAGCtctactgacacacacacacctgaacacctACCGCACACTGCTGG GTCTCTCCTCGTTGGTCCATCAGGTTCAGGCTCTGCAGTTGTTGACATTGCTGCTTCCAGAAGAACACAGAGACACACTGAGA GCTCTGCTGGATTTCCTCTGTAAAGTAGTTTCTCATCAGGACCAGAACCGGATGTCTCTGTGGAACGTCTCCATGGTAATGGCGCCAAACCTGTTCGCACATCGTACCCACAGAAATAAACGCTCCTGTGCTAAGCAGCAGGAGATGGAAGAGGCGGTGGGCGGGGCTCACCTGGTCCAACTAATGATCGTACATAAAGACCTGCTGTGGACG GTGCCCAGTTTCCTGTTGGCTCAGGTGAGACAGATGAACCAGGTGTCCAATCAAAGACAGGGAGGGCTAGCCAGGACGAAACGCCGACTACTGAGAAGGAAAAATGAAAACCACGACAGAGACCAG ATCACCGAGTTGTGTGCAGGTGTCATCAGAGTCCACGCCCCTCTACACTCCAAGGTTTCTATGGCGATACAACTTGACAGACAGACGAGAGCCAAGGACGTCACTGCCCGGTTCTGGTGTGAGGACAG GTGA
- the arhgap28 gene encoding rho GTPase-activating protein 28 isoform X4, whose amino-acid sequence MLSSSPTTALPTSSAPPPTGQAVNSDPRQVTMETYWREVQSIEEERDGEEAEDEEEEEEERKSMDEVELEEVWLTEAGLSSLVTGSSSLEQEVLPSAEALLSTLTQQQVATVKRRLDNYNETLKKTNRQPIRDVRDIFTETDDESADRCPSPSSQSAESLPSRYHITTKTIRRSTQKDAHCPVETHSPSVSCFRRADWLLRDSPYSEGVAEHKKGGSCWDCHHFHGDDNSDLPFGPVSQCLTSLDDLSSADLTRIGFISHIELSTFLLTLGFQTKRTRPPRCRTRDSGVFGVPLKTLLENDRKKFPGVKVPIVFQKLLCVLEQTGLQTEGILRVPGSAARLKHLRKELDRCSGSGFDWSEVRQVDAAGLLKLFIRELPTALLTHTHLNTYRTLLGLSSLVHQVQALQLLTLLLPEEHRDTLRALLDFLCKVVSHQDQNRMSLWNVSMVMAPNLFAHRTHRNKRSCAKQQEMEEAVGGAHLVQLMIVHKDLLWTVPSFLLAQVRQMNQVSNQRQGGLARTKRRLLRRKNENHDRDQITELCAGVIRVHAPLHSKVSMAIQLDRQTRAKDVTARFWCEDSPDLSLFEVGGNICERRLHPDCFLLDVYRVNPHCDWLIKP is encoded by the exons ATGTTGTCGTCGTCACCAACCACTGCCCTCCCCACCTCCTCAGCCCCTCCCCCAACCGGTCAGGCAGTAAACTCTGACCCGCGGCAGGTTACCATGGAGACCTACTGGAGGGAAGTACAGAGTATCGAAGAGGAGCGGGATGGGGAGGAAgcggaggatgaagaggaagaagaagaggagaggaagagtatGGACG AGgtagagctggaggaggtgtggctgacgGAGGCGGGGCTTTCCTCCCTGGTGACGGGCTCATCGTCACTGGAGCAGGAGGTTCTGCCATCAGCCGAGGCGCTGCTGTCCACCCTGACACAGCAACAGGTCGCCACGGTGAAGAGGAGGCTGGACAACTACAATGAGACGCTGAAGAAGACAAACAGGCAGCCAATCAGAGACGTGCGGGACATCTTCACTGAG ACTGATGACGAGTCAGCAGACAgatgcccctccccctcctctcaaAGTGCTGAGTCATTACCAAGTCGATACCACATTACGACAAAGACCATAAGAAGGAGTACACAAAAag ATGCACACTGTCCAGTAGAAACACACTCTCCATCTGTAAGTTGCTTCAGACGAGCTGATTGGCTGCTGCGGGACTCTCCATACTCAGAGGGAGTGGCTGAACACAAAAAGGGCGGGAGCTGTTGGGACTGCCATCATTTCCATGGAGACGACAACAGTGACCTGCCA TTTGGACCTGTCTCCCAGTGTCTCACTTCATTGGATGACCTGTCGTCAGCTGACCTGACCCGGATCGGCTTCATCTCTCACATCGAACTCTCCACCTTCCTGCTCACGCTGGGTTTTCAGACCAAACGCACCCGACCCCCGCGATGCAGGACTCGAG ACAGTGGTGTGTTTGGTGTTCCTCTGAAGACGCTGCTGGAGAATGACAGGAAGAAGTTTCCAGGGGTCAAAGTTCCCATCGTCTTCCAGAAG ttgttgtgtgtTTTAGAGCAGACCGGTTTACAGACTGAAGGGATTCTCAGAGTACCAGGATCAGCTGCCAGACTAAAG CACCTGCGTAAAGAACTGGATCGGTGTTCTGGCTCTGGGTTCGACTGGTCTGAGGTCAGACAGGTGGATGCTGCAGGTCTGCTGAAACTCTTCATCAGGGAACTGCCCACAGCtctactgacacacacacacctgaacacctACCGCACACTGCTGG GTCTCTCCTCGTTGGTCCATCAGGTTCAGGCTCTGCAGTTGTTGACATTGCTGCTTCCAGAAGAACACAGAGACACACTGAGA GCTCTGCTGGATTTCCTCTGTAAAGTAGTTTCTCATCAGGACCAGAACCGGATGTCTCTGTGGAACGTCTCCATGGTAATGGCGCCAAACCTGTTCGCACATCGTACCCACAGAAATAAACGCTCCTGTGCTAAGCAGCAGGAGATGGAAGAGGCGGTGGGCGGGGCTCACCTGGTCCAACTAATGATCGTACATAAAGACCTGCTGTGGACG GTGCCCAGTTTCCTGTTGGCTCAGGTGAGACAGATGAACCAGGTGTCCAATCAAAGACAGGGAGGGCTAGCCAGGACGAAACGCCGACTACTGAGAAGGAAAAATGAAAACCACGACAGAGACCAG ATCACCGAGTTGTGTGCAGGTGTCATCAGAGTCCACGCCCCTCTACACTCCAAGGTTTCTATGGCGATACAACTTGACAGACAGACGAGAGCCAAGGACGTCACTGCCCGGTTCTGGTGTGAGGACAG TCCTGACCTCAGTCTGTTTGAAGTTGGAGGAAACATCT GTGAGCGCCGCCTTCATCCAGATTGCTTCCTATTGGATGTTTACCGGGTCAATCCTCACTGTGATTGGCTGATTAAACCCTAA
- the arhgap28 gene encoding rho GTPase-activating protein 28 isoform X2 translates to MLSSSPTTALPTSSAPPPTGQAVNSDPRQVTMETYWREVQSIEEERDGEEAEDEEEEEEERKSMDEVELEEVWLTEAGLSSLVTGSSSLEQEVLPSAEALLSTLTQQQVATVKRRLDNYNETLKKTNRQPIRDVRDIFTETDDESADRCPSPSSQSAESLPSRYHITTKTIRRSTQKVRATLPTFILEDQVPEHQSPPTDAHCPVETHSPSVSCFRRADWLLRDSPYSEGVAEHKKGGSCWDCHHFHGDDNSDLPFGPVSQCLTSLDDLSSADLTRIGFISHIELSTFLLTLGFQTKRTRPPRCRTRDSGVFGVPLKTLLENDRKKFPGVKVPIVFQKLLCVLEQTGLQTEGILRVPGSAARLKHLRKELDRCSGSGFDWSEVRQVDAAGLLKLFIRELPTALLTHTHLNTYRTLLGLSSLVHQVQALQLLTLLLPEEHRDTLRALLDFLCKVVSHQDQNRMSLWNVSMVMAPNLFAHRTHRNKRSCAKQQEMEEAVGGAHLVQLMIVHKDLLWTVPSFLLAQVRQMNQVSNQRQGGLARTKRRLLRRKNENHDRDQVSSESTPLYTPRFLWRYNLTDRREPRTSLPGSGVRTVLTSVCLKLEETSVSAAFIQIASYWMFTGSILTVIG, encoded by the exons ATGTTGTCGTCGTCACCAACCACTGCCCTCCCCACCTCCTCAGCCCCTCCCCCAACCGGTCAGGCAGTAAACTCTGACCCGCGGCAGGTTACCATGGAGACCTACTGGAGGGAAGTACAGAGTATCGAAGAGGAGCGGGATGGGGAGGAAgcggaggatgaagaggaagaagaagaggagaggaagagtatGGACG AGgtagagctggaggaggtgtggctgacgGAGGCGGGGCTTTCCTCCCTGGTGACGGGCTCATCGTCACTGGAGCAGGAGGTTCTGCCATCAGCCGAGGCGCTGCTGTCCACCCTGACACAGCAACAGGTCGCCACGGTGAAGAGGAGGCTGGACAACTACAATGAGACGCTGAAGAAGACAAACAGGCAGCCAATCAGAGACGTGCGGGACATCTTCACTGAG ACTGATGACGAGTCAGCAGACAgatgcccctccccctcctctcaaAGTGCTGAGTCATTACCAAGTCGATACCACATTACGACAAAGACCATAAGAAGGAGTACACAAAAag TGCGAGCAACTCTTCCCACTTTCATCTTAGAGGATCAGGTTCCTGAACACCAGTCTCCACCCACAGATGCACACTGTCCAGTAGAAACACACTCTCCATCTGTAAGTTGCTTCAGACGAGCTGATTGGCTGCTGCGGGACTCTCCATACTCAGAGGGAGTGGCTGAACACAAAAAGGGCGGGAGCTGTTGGGACTGCCATCATTTCCATGGAGACGACAACAGTGACCTGCCA TTTGGACCTGTCTCCCAGTGTCTCACTTCATTGGATGACCTGTCGTCAGCTGACCTGACCCGGATCGGCTTCATCTCTCACATCGAACTCTCCACCTTCCTGCTCACGCTGGGTTTTCAGACCAAACGCACCCGACCCCCGCGATGCAGGACTCGAG ACAGTGGTGTGTTTGGTGTTCCTCTGAAGACGCTGCTGGAGAATGACAGGAAGAAGTTTCCAGGGGTCAAAGTTCCCATCGTCTTCCAGAAG ttgttgtgtgtTTTAGAGCAGACCGGTTTACAGACTGAAGGGATTCTCAGAGTACCAGGATCAGCTGCCAGACTAAAG CACCTGCGTAAAGAACTGGATCGGTGTTCTGGCTCTGGGTTCGACTGGTCTGAGGTCAGACAGGTGGATGCTGCAGGTCTGCTGAAACTCTTCATCAGGGAACTGCCCACAGCtctactgacacacacacacctgaacacctACCGCACACTGCTGG GTCTCTCCTCGTTGGTCCATCAGGTTCAGGCTCTGCAGTTGTTGACATTGCTGCTTCCAGAAGAACACAGAGACACACTGAGA GCTCTGCTGGATTTCCTCTGTAAAGTAGTTTCTCATCAGGACCAGAACCGGATGTCTCTGTGGAACGTCTCCATGGTAATGGCGCCAAACCTGTTCGCACATCGTACCCACAGAAATAAACGCTCCTGTGCTAAGCAGCAGGAGATGGAAGAGGCGGTGGGCGGGGCTCACCTGGTCCAACTAATGATCGTACATAAAGACCTGCTGTGGACG GTGCCCAGTTTCCTGTTGGCTCAGGTGAGACAGATGAACCAGGTGTCCAATCAAAGACAGGGAGGGCTAGCCAGGACGAAACGCCGACTACTGAGAAGGAAAAATGAAAACCACGACAGAGACCAG GTGTCATCAGAGTCCACGCCCCTCTACACTCCAAGGTTTCTATGGCGATACAACTTGACAGACAGACGAGAGCCAAGGACGTCACTGCCCGGTTCTGGTGTGAGGACAG TCCTGACCTCAGTCTGTTTGAAGTTGGAGGAAACATCT GTGAGCGCCGCCTTCATCCAGATTGCTTCCTATTGGATGTTTACCGGGTCAATCCTCACTGTGATTGGCTGA
- the arhgap28 gene encoding rho GTPase-activating protein 28 isoform X3 encodes MLSSSPTTALPTSSAPPPTGQAVNSDPRQVTMETYWREVQSIEEERDGEEAEDEEEEEEERKSMDEVELEEVWLTEAGLSSLVTGSSSLEQEVLPSAEALLSTLTQQQVATVKRRLDNYNETLKKTNRQPIRDVRDIFTETDDESADRCPSPSSQSAESLPSRYHITTKTIRRSTQKVRATLPTFILEDQVPEHQSPPTDAHCPVETHSPSVSCFRRADWLLRDSPYSEGVAEHKKGGSCWDCHHFHGDDNSDLPFGPVSQCLTSLDDLSSADLTRIGFISHIELSTFLLTLGFQTKRTRPPRCRTRDSGVFGVPLKTLLENDRKKFPGVKVPIVFQKLLCVLEQTGLQTEGILRVPGSAARLKHLRKELDRCSGSGFDWSEVRQVDAAGLLKLFIRELPTALLTHTHLNTYRTLLGLSSLVHQVQALQLLTLLLPEEHRDTLRALLDFLCKVVSHQDQNRMSLWNVSMVMAPNLFAHRTHRNKRSCAKQQEMEEAVGGAHLVQLMIVHKDLLWTVPSFLLAQVRQMNQVSNQRQGGLARTKRRLLRRKNENHDRDQVSSESTPLYTPRFLWRYNLTDRREPRTSLPGSGVRTGERRLHPDCFLLDVYRVNPHCDWLIKP; translated from the exons ATGTTGTCGTCGTCACCAACCACTGCCCTCCCCACCTCCTCAGCCCCTCCCCCAACCGGTCAGGCAGTAAACTCTGACCCGCGGCAGGTTACCATGGAGACCTACTGGAGGGAAGTACAGAGTATCGAAGAGGAGCGGGATGGGGAGGAAgcggaggatgaagaggaagaagaagaggagaggaagagtatGGACG AGgtagagctggaggaggtgtggctgacgGAGGCGGGGCTTTCCTCCCTGGTGACGGGCTCATCGTCACTGGAGCAGGAGGTTCTGCCATCAGCCGAGGCGCTGCTGTCCACCCTGACACAGCAACAGGTCGCCACGGTGAAGAGGAGGCTGGACAACTACAATGAGACGCTGAAGAAGACAAACAGGCAGCCAATCAGAGACGTGCGGGACATCTTCACTGAG ACTGATGACGAGTCAGCAGACAgatgcccctccccctcctctcaaAGTGCTGAGTCATTACCAAGTCGATACCACATTACGACAAAGACCATAAGAAGGAGTACACAAAAag TGCGAGCAACTCTTCCCACTTTCATCTTAGAGGATCAGGTTCCTGAACACCAGTCTCCACCCACAGATGCACACTGTCCAGTAGAAACACACTCTCCATCTGTAAGTTGCTTCAGACGAGCTGATTGGCTGCTGCGGGACTCTCCATACTCAGAGGGAGTGGCTGAACACAAAAAGGGCGGGAGCTGTTGGGACTGCCATCATTTCCATGGAGACGACAACAGTGACCTGCCA TTTGGACCTGTCTCCCAGTGTCTCACTTCATTGGATGACCTGTCGTCAGCTGACCTGACCCGGATCGGCTTCATCTCTCACATCGAACTCTCCACCTTCCTGCTCACGCTGGGTTTTCAGACCAAACGCACCCGACCCCCGCGATGCAGGACTCGAG ACAGTGGTGTGTTTGGTGTTCCTCTGAAGACGCTGCTGGAGAATGACAGGAAGAAGTTTCCAGGGGTCAAAGTTCCCATCGTCTTCCAGAAG ttgttgtgtgtTTTAGAGCAGACCGGTTTACAGACTGAAGGGATTCTCAGAGTACCAGGATCAGCTGCCAGACTAAAG CACCTGCGTAAAGAACTGGATCGGTGTTCTGGCTCTGGGTTCGACTGGTCTGAGGTCAGACAGGTGGATGCTGCAGGTCTGCTGAAACTCTTCATCAGGGAACTGCCCACAGCtctactgacacacacacacctgaacacctACCGCACACTGCTGG GTCTCTCCTCGTTGGTCCATCAGGTTCAGGCTCTGCAGTTGTTGACATTGCTGCTTCCAGAAGAACACAGAGACACACTGAGA GCTCTGCTGGATTTCCTCTGTAAAGTAGTTTCTCATCAGGACCAGAACCGGATGTCTCTGTGGAACGTCTCCATGGTAATGGCGCCAAACCTGTTCGCACATCGTACCCACAGAAATAAACGCTCCTGTGCTAAGCAGCAGGAGATGGAAGAGGCGGTGGGCGGGGCTCACCTGGTCCAACTAATGATCGTACATAAAGACCTGCTGTGGACG GTGCCCAGTTTCCTGTTGGCTCAGGTGAGACAGATGAACCAGGTGTCCAATCAAAGACAGGGAGGGCTAGCCAGGACGAAACGCCGACTACTGAGAAGGAAAAATGAAAACCACGACAGAGACCAG GTGTCATCAGAGTCCACGCCCCTCTACACTCCAAGGTTTCTATGGCGATACAACTTGACAGACAGACGAGAGCCAAGGACGTCACTGCCCGGTTCTGGTGTGAGGACAG GTGAGCGCCGCCTTCATCCAGATTGCTTCCTATTGGATGTTTACCGGGTCAATCCTCACTGTGATTGGCTGATTAAACCCTAA
- the arhgap28 gene encoding rho GTPase-activating protein 28 isoform X1 yields the protein MLSSSPTTALPTSSAPPPTGQAVNSDPRQVTMETYWREVQSIEEERDGEEAEDEEEEEEERKSMDEVELEEVWLTEAGLSSLVTGSSSLEQEVLPSAEALLSTLTQQQVATVKRRLDNYNETLKKTNRQPIRDVRDIFTETDDESADRCPSPSSQSAESLPSRYHITTKTIRRSTQKVRATLPTFILEDQVPEHQSPPTDAHCPVETHSPSVSCFRRADWLLRDSPYSEGVAEHKKGGSCWDCHHFHGDDNSDLPFGPVSQCLTSLDDLSSADLTRIGFISHIELSTFLLTLGFQTKRTRPPRCRTRDSGVFGVPLKTLLENDRKKFPGVKVPIVFQKLLCVLEQTGLQTEGILRVPGSAARLKHLRKELDRCSGSGFDWSEVRQVDAAGLLKLFIRELPTALLTHTHLNTYRTLLGLSSLVHQVQALQLLTLLLPEEHRDTLRALLDFLCKVVSHQDQNRMSLWNVSMVMAPNLFAHRTHRNKRSCAKQQEMEEAVGGAHLVQLMIVHKDLLWTVPSFLLAQVRQMNQVSNQRQGGLARTKRRLLRRKNENHDRDQITELCAGVIRVHAPLHSKVSMAIQLDRQTRAKDVTARFWCEDSPDLSLFEVGGNICERRLHPDCFLLDVYRVNPHCDWLIKP from the exons ATGTTGTCGTCGTCACCAACCACTGCCCTCCCCACCTCCTCAGCCCCTCCCCCAACCGGTCAGGCAGTAAACTCTGACCCGCGGCAGGTTACCATGGAGACCTACTGGAGGGAAGTACAGAGTATCGAAGAGGAGCGGGATGGGGAGGAAgcggaggatgaagaggaagaagaagaggagaggaagagtatGGACG AGgtagagctggaggaggtgtggctgacgGAGGCGGGGCTTTCCTCCCTGGTGACGGGCTCATCGTCACTGGAGCAGGAGGTTCTGCCATCAGCCGAGGCGCTGCTGTCCACCCTGACACAGCAACAGGTCGCCACGGTGAAGAGGAGGCTGGACAACTACAATGAGACGCTGAAGAAGACAAACAGGCAGCCAATCAGAGACGTGCGGGACATCTTCACTGAG ACTGATGACGAGTCAGCAGACAgatgcccctccccctcctctcaaAGTGCTGAGTCATTACCAAGTCGATACCACATTACGACAAAGACCATAAGAAGGAGTACACAAAAag TGCGAGCAACTCTTCCCACTTTCATCTTAGAGGATCAGGTTCCTGAACACCAGTCTCCACCCACAGATGCACACTGTCCAGTAGAAACACACTCTCCATCTGTAAGTTGCTTCAGACGAGCTGATTGGCTGCTGCGGGACTCTCCATACTCAGAGGGAGTGGCTGAACACAAAAAGGGCGGGAGCTGTTGGGACTGCCATCATTTCCATGGAGACGACAACAGTGACCTGCCA TTTGGACCTGTCTCCCAGTGTCTCACTTCATTGGATGACCTGTCGTCAGCTGACCTGACCCGGATCGGCTTCATCTCTCACATCGAACTCTCCACCTTCCTGCTCACGCTGGGTTTTCAGACCAAACGCACCCGACCCCCGCGATGCAGGACTCGAG ACAGTGGTGTGTTTGGTGTTCCTCTGAAGACGCTGCTGGAGAATGACAGGAAGAAGTTTCCAGGGGTCAAAGTTCCCATCGTCTTCCAGAAG ttgttgtgtgtTTTAGAGCAGACCGGTTTACAGACTGAAGGGATTCTCAGAGTACCAGGATCAGCTGCCAGACTAAAG CACCTGCGTAAAGAACTGGATCGGTGTTCTGGCTCTGGGTTCGACTGGTCTGAGGTCAGACAGGTGGATGCTGCAGGTCTGCTGAAACTCTTCATCAGGGAACTGCCCACAGCtctactgacacacacacacctgaacacctACCGCACACTGCTGG GTCTCTCCTCGTTGGTCCATCAGGTTCAGGCTCTGCAGTTGTTGACATTGCTGCTTCCAGAAGAACACAGAGACACACTGAGA GCTCTGCTGGATTTCCTCTGTAAAGTAGTTTCTCATCAGGACCAGAACCGGATGTCTCTGTGGAACGTCTCCATGGTAATGGCGCCAAACCTGTTCGCACATCGTACCCACAGAAATAAACGCTCCTGTGCTAAGCAGCAGGAGATGGAAGAGGCGGTGGGCGGGGCTCACCTGGTCCAACTAATGATCGTACATAAAGACCTGCTGTGGACG GTGCCCAGTTTCCTGTTGGCTCAGGTGAGACAGATGAACCAGGTGTCCAATCAAAGACAGGGAGGGCTAGCCAGGACGAAACGCCGACTACTGAGAAGGAAAAATGAAAACCACGACAGAGACCAG ATCACCGAGTTGTGTGCAGGTGTCATCAGAGTCCACGCCCCTCTACACTCCAAGGTTTCTATGGCGATACAACTTGACAGACAGACGAGAGCCAAGGACGTCACTGCCCGGTTCTGGTGTGAGGACAG TCCTGACCTCAGTCTGTTTGAAGTTGGAGGAAACATCT GTGAGCGCCGCCTTCATCCAGATTGCTTCCTATTGGATGTTTACCGGGTCAATCCTCACTGTGATTGGCTGATTAAACCCTAA